The Apteryx mantelli isolate bAptMan1 chromosome Z, bAptMan1.hap1, whole genome shotgun sequence genome has a segment encoding these proteins:
- the ATOSB gene encoding atos homolog protein B: MRHIHAEASLPPERSTDSGLSRPGGEAALEPSSQRCTRRSILMGYNETEIKRQKVYQVSIFSHLSSSSESTEQRTGSRPAVKRGYPEQRTPEGARDPKRTHWGGGGADGKWDGGPGQGSLDDDDAFEDGLLVEELSLCGSAQHFSHSGLRVVEHRCEGSPSHSPKASREDRPQDASSSWPQHIACSTLHRRDSCPAPPGDQPGDYGENGERASGHNLLELDLHNIAQTPRADSGGKREKAGSSPAHSSRTGREGEWPVMANGCKEPPAPQTALSPEPSSLSSLEKTPCGSSRLSGSSCPAKRKLLPAGEVAADSCSEDESLSPPARKKRALPCHPVPTACRSTDAKGAPFWNHLLPAAKSSADCTTVGRRLKSGLRLKSRHLRSSLRRGTRPSAAPWTTTTVSHALLGNFEESILKGRFAPSGRIEGFTAEIGASGSYCPQHATLPVDVTYFDISEHSVPSPFLGVIDLEALGKKGYSVPKAGTIQVTLFNPNKTVVKMFLVTYDFQDMPANHMTFLRHRIFLVPVGEEEGATVASSNPPGTVPPRRVLCYLMHLRFHSSKSGKIYLHDDIRLLFSRKSIEVDSGIPYELKSFTEMPRNPCYSPWA, from the exons ATGCGGCACATCCATGCGGAGGCGTCCCTGCCCCCAGAGCGCAGCACGGACTCTGGCCTGTCCCGGCCAGGTGGAGAGGCGGCCTTGGAGCCTTCCTCGCAACGCTGCACTCGCCGCAGCATCCTCATGGGCTACAACGAGACAGAGATCAAGCGCCAGAAAGTTTACCAGGTCTCCATCTTCTCCCATCTTTCCAGCTCCTCCGAGAGCACAGAGCAGCGGACAGGCAGCAGGCCAGCTGTTAAGAGGGGATACCCTGAGCAGCGAACTCCGGAAGGGGCACGGGATCCCAAACGAACTCACTGGGGTGGTGGGGGGGCGGATGGCAAGTGGGATGGGGGTCCCGGGCAGGGTTCCCTGGACGATGACGATGCCTTCGAGGATGGTCTGCTGGTAGAGGAGCTATCCCTGTGCGGCTCTGCCCAACACTTCTCTCACAGTGGGCTGCGGGTGGTGGAGCACCGATGCGAGGGCAGCCCGAGCCACAGTCCCAAGGCCAGCAGAGAGGACAGGCCGCAGGATGCCTCCTCCTCCTGGCCACAGCACATTGCTTGCAGTACTTTGCACAGAAGAGACAGTTGCCCTGCCCCTCCAGGGGATCAGCCCGGAGACTACGGGGAGAACGGGGAGCGGGCGAGTGGCCACAACCTACTTGAACTTGATTTGCACAATATTGCACAAACACCCCGGGCAGACTCCggtgggaagagagagaaggcggggagcagccctgctcataGCAGCAGgactggcagagaaggggaatggccagtgatggcCAACGGGTGCAAGGAGCCCCCAGCTCCTCAGACAGCACTCAGCCCCGAGCCCAGCAGCCTGAGCTCCTTGGAGAAGACACCCTGTGGGAGCAGCCGGCTCAGCGGGAGCAGCTGCCCAGCCAAACGGAAGCTGCTGCCTGCCGGGGAGGTTGCAGCTGACTCCTGCTCTGAGGACGAGAGCCTGTCCCCACCGGCGAGGAAGAAGAGGGCCCTGCCATGCCATCCAGTGCCCACGGCCTGCCGCAGCACCGATGCCAAGGGGGCCCCTTTCTGGAATCACCTGCTTCCAGCGGCCAAG agctctgcagattGCACTACAGTCGGGAGGAGGCTGAAGAGCGGGCTGCGCCTCAAATC GCGACATCTCCGGAGCAGCCTCCGGAGGGGGACCCGGCCCTCTGCAGCCCCCTGGACCACCACCACTGTCAGTCATGCTCTGCTGGGCAACTTTGAG GAGTCCATCCTGAAGGGCCGCTTCGCACCGTCAGGGAGGATCGAGGGTTTCACAGCAGAGATCGGAGCCAGTGGCTCCTACTGCCCCCAGCATGCCACCCTGCCTGTCGACGTCACCTACTTCGACATCTCTGAACACAGCGTGCCCTCGCCTTTCCTG GGAGTGATTGATTTGGAGGCCTTGGGAAAGAAGGGTTACAGTGTCCCCAAAGCTGGAACCATCCAAGTG ACCTTATTTAACCCCAACAAGACTGTGGTGAAGATGTTCTTGGTGACGTACGACTTCCAGGACATGCCAGCCAACCACATGACCTTCCTACGCCACCGCATCTTCTTGGTGcctgtgggggaggaggagggggccaCCGTGGCCTCCAGCAACCCACCAGGCACTGTCCCGCCCCGCAGGGTCCTCTGCTACCTGATGCATCTGAG GTTTCACAGCTCCAAGTCGGGGAAGATCTACCTTCATGACGACATCCGGCTGCTCTTCTCCCGCAAGTCAATTGAGGTCGACTCGGGGATCCCCTACGAACTGAAATCCTTTACGGAGATGCCAAGGAACCCTTGCTACTCACCCTGGGCCTGA